The Pseudomonadota bacterium genomic sequence GATGTAGGCCATCTGCTGTTCGCGGGCGCGGGGGCTGAGTGCGAGATGGATGATCAGCACCACCAGGCAGTCTTCGCTGCTACCGTAGCGCGCCATCAACGCTCCACGTCCTGGGATGAGGCCGGGTAGTTTGTGTTCGCTGATCTCGGTGGGGGTGATGCGGCTCAGCAGCCCGTTGCTGTGCTGGGCCAGGCGACCCAGGTTGCGATTGAGCTGACTGTGCCAATAGGGGAAGGCGCCGCGCCAGGCCAGGTACTCCACCTGATTGATGTAGCCACTGCGCAGGCTGCCACCGTCGACCTCCTGCAGGCCGACAACGTCGAACTCGCTGATCAGCGTGCCGATGCGATCCAGGTTTTTCACGCGCCGCGAAGACGGCAGGACATGCCCCAAGCTCCTGGTGAAGTAGTGCCGGTAACGGTTGGTGGAGATCCCGGTCTGAATGTTGTAGCTGAGCAGCCGCAGCGTCGGCGCTGCAGACGGCATTGCGTCATCGGGACCGGGTGGTTGCGTCATGAACCGAGTCGCTAACGTGCTGGGATGCTGTGGAGAATAAGCCTCAGGAGCGACCATTGGTTTCCTTGGCAATCAGTTCCTCGATCACTCGGATCATGTTGGCGTAGTTGCCGGTCATTACACCGTCGGTGCGGTATTTGCCATTGACCACGACCGCCGGCGTACCGCTGATTCCATAGCGCTCGGTCATCACGCGGGCCTTGCGCACCCTGGTCTCGACGGCGAAGGAGCGCCAGGTCTTCTTGAAGGTCTCGGTATCGACACCGAATTCACCAAAGAATGACTCCAGGGTCTGCTCGCTGTCGAGATCGCGACGCTCGGCGTGGATGGCATCGAAGAGCGGACGGTGGATCTTGTCGACGATCCCCAGAATTTCCGCAGTGTAGTAAGCGCGGGCATGGAGCGCCCACTTTTCACTGAGGATGGCGGGCATCCGCACGTACTCCACGTTCTCGGGTTTATCCTGCAGCCAGCGATCCATGACCGGCATCAGCCGGTAGCAGTGGGGGCAGCGGTACCAGAAGAGCTCGACCACCTCGATCTTGCCCGGGGTGGCGGTGGGTTGCGCCGGGGTGATCGGCTCGTAGTCGGCTCCCCAGGCTGTGGCGGATATGCCTGCCAGGGTGCCCGGTGCCAGCAGCAGGGCTAGAAACAGTTGTCGGAATTTCTTCATTTTGACCTCTCCCAGTTCGGTTGAAGCGGAGGAATCCGTACCCTCGCTCGTTCGTAGACAGTCGAACCCTGTACCCACTTGATCATTGCGCTGCCGCCAAGGTTCCCCACGATGGGTGGGGTAAACGGACCACGAAGTAAAAAGGTGACCCGGGGGTCACCTTTTTACTTTGGCACTAATTTGCCACGATGACTATTTCAGGTTCGTGATGTACTCCGCAACGGCGGCGATATCCGCGTCGCTGAGTTTGGCGGCGACACCGCGCATCATGCCGTTGAGATCATTGTCGCGGGTGCCCGCGCGATAATCCTTCAGCGCCTTTGTCAGGTACACCGCATGCTGCCCGGCCAGCCGCGGGAAGCCACCCGCCGGATTGCCGGCGCCGCTCGAGCTGTGGCAGCCCGAGCAGGCTACGACACCGGTGGCGAGGTTCCCGCCGGTGTAGAGGCGCTTGCCTGCCTCCTGCAGCTCCGCATTGCCCTGCGCTTCGCTCATTTTCAGGGATGCGAAGTGGGCGGCGATATCACGCATATCCTGCTCAGAAAGCGGCGCCGCCATGGGGGACATCAGCTCGTTCTGGCGTTCGCCGTTTTTGAAGGACTGCAGTTGCTTGTAGAGGAAATCCTCGTGCTGGCCCGCGATTTTTGGCCACTCGGGGTTGAGGCTGTTGCCGTCGGGGCCGTGGCACGCGATACAGAGCGCCGCCTTCGCCTGGCCCGCTGCCGCATCGCCCTTCGTGACGGTGGTGGCGGGCATTACGGCTGGTGCCTCAGCTTTGGCCTCTTCCTCTTTGACCTCCGCCGTGGGCGTCGGTTCCGGTTCGGCTTTCGGTTCCGCAACAGCTGCGGCCGGGGCCGGCGCTGCGGCGGGCTGACTCGCGACCGCTCCCCCTACCAAGGAGACCATGTATTCGACGCTGGCTCGCAGCTCCTCCTCGCTGCAGGCCATGCAGGTGCCCTTGGGTGGCATGGCGTTCAGGCCATTGACCACCGAAGCGACCAGGGTATCGATGCCTTTTTCCAGGCGCGGTGCCCAGACGGCGGAATCGCCCTTCTTGGGTGCCCCGGCGGCGCCGGAGTCGTGACAGAGAAAGCACGCTTTCTTGTAGACGGCTTCACCATCGGCAGCCCCAGCGAGCTGGGCAAAAAGGGCCGCGGTGGCCAGGGTAAGGGTGAGAATCAGTTTTTTCATCGTCGCTCCTTGAGCGTCGGTTGGGCGGGTCCGGTTTCGAGAAAACGTATGAGCCTGTTTTCCACGAGACTCGTCGACGCCAGCCCAGGACCCGACGAAGCGGGCCGGCGTTGAACAATTCGTTACCTGGTCTGGCTGACGATGAACTCCACCGCAGCCCGCAACTCCTCGTCACTGCAACTCGCGCAGGTGGCTCGCGGCGGCATGGCATTGAGCCCTTCGGTCACCGAGACCAGCAGTGCATCGACCCCTTTGGCGCGCCTGCGGCACCGAAGTCGTGACAGGCGAAGCAGACCCCCTTGTAGGTTGCCTGACCATCGGCGCCAGCAGGACCTGTCGCTCCCAACAGGGCGGTGGTGGCCACGACGATGACAAATCTGTTCATTGCCCAATCTCCCGAGTGACTGCGGCGGTGTAAATTGACGGCGCAATGGTGCGGCAGGTACCTGCTCCGAAGGCGGGCAGCGCCAATGCCCCGGCGCAAAGACCCGTCTGTATACCAATTGGCCGGAAACGGGTCAACTGAACATGGCCGTTGACTCGCAAAATTCACTCGATGACACGGGCCGGGAACCGAGTGACAGGTGTTTCGCCCGCCGGTGGTATCCAGATCGCTATAATGGACCGCCGCACCTGGCTGCGCATCGAGGAATCGTTACCCTGATGACCGAACGACCGCCCAATCCGCTTTATCGCAAGGCGGTTTTTCTGACCAGTGCCGAGCGCCTCGCGCAGGCGCCCGGGGATGAGGGGTGGGAGGTGGCTTTTGCCGGTCGCTCCAATGCCGGTAAGTCAAGCGCCATCAATACCGTCACCGGCCAGAAGGCCCTGGCGCGTACCAGCAAGACACCGGGCCGCACCCAGCTGATCAATTTTTTCAGTCTCGATGACGAGCGGCGCCTGGTGGATTTACCGGGTTACGGTTTTGCCAAGGCGCCCGAGGCCGTCAAGCGGCGCTGGCAGCGCAGCATGGAGGAGTATCTCGCGAGTCGCCGGAGTCTCCGCGGTTTGGTGTTGGTCATGGATGTGCGCCATCCGCTCACCGAGTTCGACCGGATGATGATCGACTGGTGTGCCCATCAGAGTTTGCCCATCCACATCCTGCTGACCAAGGCCGACAAGCTCAAACGCGGGCCCGCAATAGCCACACTGCATCAGGTGCGGCGGTCGGCCTCCGCCTTCGGCGAGCAGGCCAGCGTACAACTGTTTTCAGCGTTGAAGCGCACCGGGATCGAGGATCTGCAGGCAGTGCTCGATGCCTGGTTAGGCTTGTCCGAACCGGTGATCTGAACCACCCTGGACGCCCCGCCAGGCGACACGGCAGTCGGGATACCCGTAAATGGTCAGTGGGTACTCACTTAAAAGTTTGATGCCTCCAGACGTACCCTTTGTTTTGCATCCCGGCGGTGAACTTTTGCCTACCCCCCTAGTCATATATTTCGAGTGTCGGTGCCCGATGCTCTAGCCCGCTATCCCTCCCTTAGCGGGTCGGTCACCCGGAATCCCCAACTGGGTGACTTCTTAAGGCCCCGGTTTTCCCCCTTTTGACCGGGGCCTTTTTTATTTCCGCCTTTCCGGTTGGGATGCCGAAGACACGGGTATTGCAAATCCATCTCGCGCAAAGACGCCAAGAACGCCAAGGGTCTGTACCTGTGGGGCGGGCGGTTCAGACCGGCCCAATGCTCCGCAGTCGCCCGGCACCGGCGTGGCCTGGCTGGGTGCACTTTTGCGACTTTGCCTGAAACTGATGGTTTTCAGGTAATCAATGGGCCTCATCCCAGTTATGGCCGACACCGATATCCACCACCAGTGGCACCGCCAGTTCGGCGGCCTCGCACATCAGCTGGCGTACGCTACGAGTAACGGACTCGGCGGCGGATGTCTCCACCTCGAAAACCAGTTCGTCGTGCACCTGCATGATCATGCGCGCGCCGCGTTCCCCGGTCTGCAGCCAGTGGTCGATGGTCAGCATGGCGCGTTTGATGATATCCGCGGCGGTGCCCTGCATCGGGGCGTTGATGGCGATGCGTTCCGCCGCACCGCGCCGGGCGGGATTGCGCGCAGTAATCTCGGGCACGTACAGGCGGCGCCCAAAGAGTGTGGTGACGTAGCCCAGTTCCTTGGCTGTGCTCCGGGTCTGTTCCATGTACGCACGCACGCCCGGGTAGCGGTTGAAATAGCGGTCCACGTATTCGCGGGCATCGCCGATCGGAATGCCCAACTGACGGCTCAATCCAAACGGTGACATACCGTAGATGAGGCCAAAGTTGATTGCCTTGGCGGCGCGGCGCTGTTCCTTGGTGACCTTGTCCCGGGGCATGCCGAAGACTTCGGCCGCCGTGGCGGTATGAATATCCTGCCCCGAGGCGAAGGCTTCGAGCAGGCCGTCGTCGGCCGAGAGGTGGGCCATGATGCGCAGCTCGATCTGCGAATAGTCGGCCGCCAGCAGACGCTGCCCCCGGGGGGCGATAAACGCCTGGCGGATGCGCCGCCCTTCCTCGGTACGCACGGGGATATTCTGCAGATTGGGATCGCTGGAGGAGAGTCGACCGGTGGCCGCCACCGCCTGGTGATACGAGGTGTGGACGCGACCGGTGCGGGCGTTCACCTGCTCCGGTAACCGGTCGGTGTAGGTGGACTGGAGCTTGCTGAGCGACCGGTAATCGAGGATCAGCTGCGGCAGCTCGTAGTCCAGCGCCAGGTCCTGGAGCACGTTTTCCGCGGTGGAGGGCTGTCCCTTGGGGGTTTTGGCGAGCACCGGCAGCCCCATCTTGTCGTAGAGAATCTCCTGCAACTGTTTGGGCGAGCCGAGATTGAAGGGCTGGCCGGCGACCCGGTGCGCCTCCTTTTCGAGGTCGTGCAGTCGCAGGCCGATCTCCCGGCTCTGCCGGCGCAGCATCCTGGTGTCGATGAGAACACCGGTGCGTTCGATGCGCGACAGCACCGGCACCAGGGGGATCTCGATCTCCTCGAAGATGGCGCGCGGCCCCGGTTGCTCCTTGAGCCGTGGCCACAGGCTCTGGTGCAGCGCCAGGGTGATGTCGGCATCCTCGGCGGCGTAGGGGATCGCCTCTTCCAGGGCCACCTGATTGAAGGTGATCTGTTTTTTGCCCTTGCCGGCGACGTCTTCGAAGTGGATGGTCTGGTGATCCAGGTGCTTGAGCGCCAGCGTGTCCATGTCGTGGCGGCTGCCGGCGCTGTCGAGCACGTAGCTCTCCAGCATGGTGTCGAAGGCGATGCCGCGCAGGGTAATCCCGGCATTGGCGAGCACGCTCATGTCGTATTTGAGGTTGTGGCCCACCTTCGATTTATCGGAATCCTCCAGCAGGGGTTTGAGCGCTGCGAGCACGGCACTGCGCTCCAGTTGTGGCGGAGCTCCCGGGTAGTCGTGAGCCACCGGGAGATAGGCCGCCTGGCCACGCTCGACGGCGAAGGAGAGCCCCACCAGTTCGGCCTCCATATAGTCGAGGCTGGTGGTCTCGGTATCGATGGCGATGAGTTTGGCCTGCTGCAGGCGCGCGAGCCAACTGTCGAATTGAGCCTGGGTGAGGATCGCTTCGTAGTCTGTCCCTGCCGGGGTCTCCGCAGCCGTCGCGGCGGGAGAATCGTCGTTTTCCAGCTCTTTGAGCCAGCTCCTGAACTCGAGCCGTTGAAAAAGCTTGCGCAGGGTGTCTTTGTCGGGTGCCGCGGGGGAGAGCGAGCCGACCTGTTCGTCGAGTTCGACATCGCAGTGGATGGTGGCGAGTTGCCGCGCCAGATCCAGTTGCTCCAGATGCTCGCGCAGATTGTCCCCCACCTTGCCTTTGACCTCGCCGGCGCGCGCCTTGAGCGTATCGAGATCGCCGTACTCCGTGAGCCACTTCGCGGCCGTCTTCGGGCCCACCTTGGGCACGCCGGGGATGTTGTCGGAGGTATCGCCCACCAGTGCCAACAGATCGATGATGCGCTCGGGCGGTACGCCGAACTTCTCCACCACGCCCGCGCGATCCATGGTGGTGCCGCTCATGGTGTCGACCAGCGTCACATGCGGGCTGACCAGCTGCGCCAGATCCTTGTCCGAGGTGGAGATGACGGTCTCCAGGCCCTGTTCGGTCGCCTGTCGTGCCAGGGTGCCGATCACGTCGTCGGCCTCGACCCCGCCGACCTGCAGCAGCGGCAGACCCATGGCGCGAATCACCGCGTGCAACGGCTCCACCTGGGTGCGCAGCTCGTCGGGCATCGGTGGACGGTGCGCCTTGTAGTCACTGTAGATTGCATCGCGAAAGGTTTTACCGGGGGCGTCGAATACCACCGCTATATGCGCGCCCTGGTAGTCCTTGGTCAACTTGCGGATCATGTTGATCACCCCGTACACTGCGCCCGTCTGCTCGCCCTGGGAGTTTGTGAGTTCGGGGAGCGCATGGAAGGCGCGGTAGAGATAGGAGCTGCCATCGATCAGGACCACTCGGGGCGCTGCATTGTTGGGCATGGGGTTATCCGGGGCTCGCAGGGGTAATTCATTATACGGGTAGATTGCGAAACTACCGGCCTCGCCCGTTGATCCAAGGAATCTCGGATTAAGTCGTGCTCAGAGGTTCCCTACGCGTTTTTACGAGCACTTCGGCATCCTCCCCTGTCAGTTGAGCGAATGTCGTGCCCGCAAACCGACTCCGTAGTGTGCCACACTGCTGACGCGGGTTGGCCGCTGCCCAGGAATCCATCGATGAACAAAGAAGAGAAGATCAGCCACCCAGGCATGAACCGTGTCGACGATTCCCTTTTGACGCGCGAGTCGTGGAAAGTGTTTCAGGTCATGGCCGAATTTGTCGAGGGCTTCGAGCGCCTCGCTGGTATCCGTCCCTCGGTGAGCATTTTCGGTTCGGCGCGCACCCAACGCGAGCACCCTTATTACCAGTTGGCTGAGGACATCGCCCGCGAGCTCTCCAACGCCGGATTCTCGGTGGTGAGCGGCGGCGGCCCCGGCATCATGGAGGCAGCCAACAAGGGGGCGCAGGCGGGCAAGTCGCCCAGCATCGGGCTGAATATCCAATTGCCCAACGAGCAGGCCGGCAATCCCTATCAGGATATTGCGCTCAACTTCCGTCATTTCTTCTCGCGCAAGGTGATGTTCGTGAAATACGCTTCGGCCTACGTGGTGTTGCCGGGTGGATTTGGCACGCTCGATGAGTTGGCCGAGATTCTTACCCTGGTGCAGACCGGCAAGAGTCGGTGCATTCCCATCATCATGGTGCACACGCCGTTCTGGAACGGACTGATCGATTGGTTCAAGGCGTCGCTGCTGGCCGAGGGCACGATCTCTGCGGAGGATTTCGATCTGTTTCGTGTGCTGGACACACCCAAGGAAGTGGTGGATGCTATTTTCACTCATTACGAGCACCGCAGCTTCGAACCATCCGCGCGCGAACGCGAACTGCTGCTCGAACTCTAAGGATCTCGCATGCGACACCTGATGTTACTCGGACTACTGTTGCTCACCAGTAGCAGCTTCGCGCAACAACGCCCTGCCGATGCGCCCGACACCGCCGAACCACCGCCGCTGCCGGAAGAGGGCAGCGTCATGGAGCCCGAAGTGCGCATCATCCGCAAAGGAGACGACACCATTCACGAGTACCGTGTGCAAGGCAAGCTGGTGGCGGTGCAGATCACTCCCAAGGTGGGCGTCCCGTACTATCTCGTCGATGCGGATGGTGATGGTGAGCTGGAGAGCCGTCGCAGCGGGCTGGACCCCCGCTTGCTGATACCGGGCTGGGTCATCAAGCGCTGGTAATCAATCCGCGTGCGCAACCCGCTGCGCTGTTTATCAATAAGCACCATGGCTGTCCATACCCCTGTCGACGAGCGGGCACTGACCGAATTGCTGGCCCGGATGCATGACGCGGCGCGGGCTTTTCCCCGCCGGCGGCCCAACCCCCGGTACGGCATGGCGCCGTACGGCCGCCGAACGGCTGGTGCCGCTGTT encodes the following:
- a CDS encoding EEP domain-containing protein, with amino-acid sequence MTQPPGPDDAMPSAAPTLRLLSYNIQTGISTNRYRHYFTRSLGHVLPSSRRVKNLDRIGTLISEFDVVGLQEVDGGSLRSGYINQVEYLAWRGAFPYWHSQLNRNLGRLAQHSNGLLSRITPTEISEHKLPGLIPGRGALMARYGSSEDCLVVLIIHLALSPRAREQQMAYIAELVRGYRNVVLMGDMNCRAHDINGHRHSPLERSGLIEPVRNLNTYPSWQPQRSIDRVLISPSVRVRSIQALDCTYSDHLPVAIEVELPKEVSLLP
- a CDS encoding thiol:disulfide interchange protein DsbA/DsbL, with the protein product MKKFRQLFLALLLAPGTLAGISATAWGADYEPITPAQPTATPGKIEVVELFWYRCPHCYRLMPVMDRWLQDKPENVEYVRMPAILSEKWALHARAYYTAEILGIVDKIHRPLFDAIHAERRDLDSEQTLESFFGEFGVDTETFKKTWRSFAVETRVRKARVMTERYGISGTPAVVVNGKYRTDGVMTGNYANMIRVIEELIAKETNGRS
- a CDS encoding cytochrome c, translated to MNRFVIVVATTALLGATGPAGADGQATYKGVCFACHDFGAAGAPKGSMHCWSR
- a CDS encoding YihA family ribosome biogenesis GTP-binding protein: MTERPPNPLYRKAVFLTSAERLAQAPGDEGWEVAFAGRSNAGKSSAINTVTGQKALARTSKTPGRTQLINFFSLDDERRLVDLPGYGFAKAPEAVKRRWQRSMEEYLASRRSLRGLVLVMDVRHPLTEFDRMMIDWCAHQSLPIHILLTKADKLKRGPAIATLHQVRRSASAFGEQASVQLFSALKRTGIEDLQAVLDAWLGLSEPVI
- a CDS encoding DNA polymerase I yields the protein MPNNAAPRVVLIDGSSYLYRAFHALPELTNSQGEQTGAVYGVINMIRKLTKDYQGAHIAVVFDAPGKTFRDAIYSDYKAHRPPMPDELRTQVEPLHAVIRAMGLPLLQVGGVEADDVIGTLARQATEQGLETVISTSDKDLAQLVSPHVTLVDTMSGTTMDRAGVVEKFGVPPERIIDLLALVGDTSDNIPGVPKVGPKTAAKWLTEYGDLDTLKARAGEVKGKVGDNLREHLEQLDLARQLATIHCDVELDEQVGSLSPAAPDKDTLRKLFQRLEFRSWLKELENDDSPAATAAETPAGTDYEAILTQAQFDSWLARLQQAKLIAIDTETTSLDYMEAELVGLSFAVERGQAAYLPVAHDYPGAPPQLERSAVLAALKPLLEDSDKSKVGHNLKYDMSVLANAGITLRGIAFDTMLESYVLDSAGSRHDMDTLALKHLDHQTIHFEDVAGKGKKQITFNQVALEEAIPYAAEDADITLALHQSLWPRLKEQPGPRAIFEEIEIPLVPVLSRIERTGVLIDTRMLRRQSREIGLRLHDLEKEAHRVAGQPFNLGSPKQLQEILYDKMGLPVLAKTPKGQPSTAENVLQDLALDYELPQLILDYRSLSKLQSTYTDRLPEQVNARTGRVHTSYHQAVAATGRLSSSDPNLQNIPVRTEEGRRIRQAFIAPRGQRLLAADYSQIELRIMAHLSADDGLLEAFASGQDIHTATAAEVFGMPRDKVTKEQRRAAKAINFGLIYGMSPFGLSRQLGIPIGDAREYVDRYFNRYPGVRAYMEQTRSTAKELGYVTTLFGRRLYVPEITARNPARRGAAERIAINAPMQGTAADIIKRAMLTIDHWLQTGERGARMIMQVHDELVFEVETSAAESVTRSVRQLMCEAAELAVPLVVDIGVGHNWDEAH
- a CDS encoding TIGR00730 family Rossman fold protein: MNKEEKISHPGMNRVDDSLLTRESWKVFQVMAEFVEGFERLAGIRPSVSIFGSARTQREHPYYQLAEDIARELSNAGFSVVSGGGPGIMEAANKGAQAGKSPSIGLNIQLPNEQAGNPYQDIALNFRHFFSRKVMFVKYASAYVVLPGGFGTLDELAEILTLVQTGKSRCIPIIMVHTPFWNGLIDWFKASLLAEGTISAEDFDLFRVLDTPKEVVDAIFTHYEHRSFEPSARERELLLEL
- a CDS encoding DUF2782 domain-containing protein; translation: MRHLMLLGLLLLTSSSFAQQRPADAPDTAEPPPLPEEGSVMEPEVRIIRKGDDTIHEYRVQGKLVAVQITPKVGVPYYLVDADGDGELESRRSGLDPRLLIPGWVIKRW